Proteins from one Salmo salar chromosome ssa07, Ssal_v3.1, whole genome shotgun sequence genomic window:
- the LOC106608579 gene encoding zinc finger protein 16-like, with amino-acid sequence MEGGAASQIHHPFARKSALETLLCGALLDVFQHLQNTVASLLARASKDMSRKRNHSFTETSLSPDPQNAFMDTPVSAARPDEDLLEFEPDEELLCSVSDITEHLGRNITVVLETALSEIRKMVSVRIRVLKMELREKTDEIEVLKTRLEVQIDGRDPYPGGMTTEVSSVFRKADFHSGSKHNNNDHKKAKPAMPGVKKENINAICDYLMKDKNSRGAETDSDPSNPSSGSDRDSRHDPQPHSLNHLWPDSGIPDAGHGDGESDSATDDIFDMSLPSGSKRIHDYEWMTGVEYTSDLKGMRDPKSESAKTPDEEDDEEGDESKEERNAGLEHPPAPLSHDTNSPDFPLHPQGSPAGEGDSSLEAHVDRLEPGQQFTSHTYLCPLCGTFCPDSLFLEEHLKLIHGDTTGTHSALQSTSVAPLTLGEGSSDSKRGLAGVEGGSIPAGARGMGLARGGGGGVGTREKKVEGGYECGDCGRHFNYLGNLRQHQRIHTGEKPFICPECGEKFRHAARLKSHRLGHNGGQSPFPCPQCGKGFPVLSGLKRHQRVHTGESPYACQQCGRRFKELGNLYTHQRIHSGATPYCCQQCGRSFRHLGTYKSHRCTPTQ; translated from the exons ATGGAGGGTGGCGCTGCTTCTCAAATCCACCACCCGTTTGCACGGAAATCTGCGCTTGAAACTCTTCTCTGTGGCGCATTGCTGGATGTCTTTCAGCATCTTCAGAACACAGTAGCTAGCCTGTTAGCTAGAGCTTCCAAAGATATGAGCCGTAAAAGAAACCACAGTTTTACCGAAACAAGCCTTTCTCCCGACCCTCAAAACGCATTCATGGACACGCCGGTGTCCGCAGCGCGACCCGATGAAGATTTATTGGAATTCGAGCCCGACGAGGAGCTACTCTGCTCGGTGAGCGACATCACCGAACACCTTGGGAGAAACATAACAGTGGTGCTGGAGACGGCGTTGTCCGAAATCAGGAAAATGGTCAGCGTCAGGATACGGGTTCTGAAAATGGAGCTTCGGGAGAAAACGGACGAAATCGAAGTCTTAAAAACGAGACTAGAGGTGCAAATAGACGGAAGGGACCCGTATCCTGGAGGAATGACCACCGAGGTTTCATCTGTATTCAGGAAAGCAGACTTCCATTCAGGCAGCAAACACAACAACAACGACCACAAGAAAGCCAAACCAGCCATGCCTGGCGTGAAGAAAGAAAACATTAATGCCATTTGCGACTATCTGATGAAAGATAAGAATTCACGGGGTGCTGAAACGGACAGCGACCCGAGCAATCCTTCGTCTGGTAGCGACAGGGACAGCCGCCACGATCCCCAGCCGCACTCCCTCAACCACCTGTGGCCGGACAGCGGCATCCCTGACGCGGGGCACGGGGACGGGGAATCGGACTCGGCCACGGATGACATATTTGACATGTCGCTACCATCAGGAAGCAAGCGGATCCATGACTATGAGTGGATGACTGGGGTGGAGTACACGTCGGATTTGAAAG GTATGAGGGACCCTAAATCGGAGAGTGCCAAAACACCAGATGAGGAAGATGATGAAGAGGGTGACGAGTCAAAAGAAGAAAGGAATGCTGGATTGGAGCATCCCCCAGCCCCTCTCTCCCATGACACAAACAGCCCTGACTTTCCCCTGCACCCCCAGGGCTCTCCAGCAGGGGAGGGGGACAGCTCTTTGGAGGCCCATGTGGATCGACTTGAACCgg GGCAGCAGTTTACCTCCCACACATACCTCTGCCCACTGTGTGGAACCTTCTGCCCCGACTCCTTGTTCCTAGAGGAGCACCTCAAACTGATACACGGTGACACCACCGGCACCCACAGCGCCCTGCAGTCCACCTCCGTTGCTCCCCTCACTCTGGGAGAGGGTAGCAGTGACTCCAAGCGGGGGTTGGCGGGCGTTGAAGGAGGGAGCATTCCGGCTGGAGCTAGGGGGATGGGCCTagcaagaggaggaggaggaggagtagggacGAGGGAGAAGAAAGTGGAAGGGGGTTACGAGTGTGGAGATTGCGGCCGCCATTTCAACTACTTGGGCAACCTGCGGCAGCACCAGCGCATTCACACGGGGGAGAAGCCCTTCATATGCCCAGAGTGTGGGGAGAAGTTCCGGCACGCTGCCCGATTGAAGAGTCACCGGCTGGGGCACAACGGAGGCCAGAGCCCCTTCCCCTGCCCCCAGTGTGGGAAGGGCTTCCCGGTGCTCTCCGGCTTAAAGAGACACCAGCGGGTACATACGGGGGAGAGTCCCTACGCGTGCCAGCAGTGTGGGCGGCGCTTCAAGGAGCTGGGTAACCTGTACACCCACCAGAGGATTCACAGTGGTGCCACGCCCTACTGCTGCCAGCAGTGTGGGAGGAGCTTCCGCCACCTGGGCACCTACAAGAGCCACCGCTGCACCCCCACACAGTGA